The stretch of DNA GGTCTCGTTGGGGACGGGCTCATAATCTTCGGAGAATTTTGCGCAGAGGGTGAAGGAAAGAGGGCCGGTTGCCGTGTAGGTGTAGTTTTCTTTGGTCTCCGGATCCACAGGCAATTGGAAGTAATAAATGTCCCTCTCCAAATCGCTCAACTGAGTGGGCAGCGTATTTTTTTCGCGCCAATAATTTCCGACTTCATATTCAATGTTTTGCAAATCCATGACCCTTTGTTCGTCTAAACGGACCGCGCGTTGATGTGCAGGGCTTCCCGCCAAGACAAAGCCCACTCCCAGTGTTAACACCAGGACGGATGAGCTGAGCACCGTGAGTATTTTTGCCACTTTTGAGTTGATCCCCTCTTTGCGCAGATCCCAGGAAAAATAGGAAAAAGTGACGATGCTGAGCACCAAAACCGTCAAGAGTTTTAGGAAAAATGGAAGGGTCAAAGCGCCGCTGTAAAAGCTGTTCACAAACTGAACCAAGTCCACCACCATGGTGATGCCGGCCACAAATAGAGTGAGGTAAACGAGCCAACGGCGGATGCTGATGTGTCTTTCGCTCGGATCACTTTTGAACGCTTTGCGAATAAACCAAGAGCTCAAAATAAAAACTGGAAAGGTGATGAAAAGGATGGAGGAGGCCATGCGAATGCTGTCGTAGGATCCGCTGTATCCGATGAGTTCGTCGGGGAAAAGGAGATCAATATACTGAACCAGCAGCGTCACAAAACTGATCACAGTGACGAAGTACATCACCATCATCATGAGATGCAAAAAAACTTGATAAGGCGTGGACCTTGGGCGGGGCTCATGGGAGTGTTCCATAACGATGGGGTAAGAAAGTGATGTCGCTTACGCGTGTCTTTAACAATAGCAAAATCACGGCTTTAAGTGAACCAGAAATATGGAATCCGCTTGCCAGGATGTGTCCATCTGCCCCTGTCCTGCGAAATGAATGGTCAGCCACTCCCCATCCGGAGAAAGCACAAGATCTTCAATCAAGAATCTTTCCGTGGTGGAATAGATGAGTTGTTCTTTATAAAACAATTCTTGGCAATAGGTTTCTCCTCCCAGGACTTTTACCGTTCCCGGCTCCATGAACTCAAGCGCAAAGGGGTCTATACAATTGAATGTTTCCGGCAGGTAGACCTCCCCGGATTTCACTTGAACCATGAAGAGCCCTTCTCTCCTTTGCAGCTCATTCCACTCTAGCTCTTTCGGATCTTCTGAAAGTTCTGTTAACAGGATGCTGGCATCGTCCTGTCTGGCGATTCTCAGGCCGGTTTCTATCCAAAGTGGTGCGTAGGAAAAGGCCCGCTCTCCGTCTTGGGTGAGAAATCGATACCAAGGATACAAAGGACCCAGCTCTTGTTTCTCCCATTCCTTTGTGACATTCACACTGGGGTACTGCCAAGCAATGGATGTGTCCTCTTTCGGGTGAAATGAGAATCCATAGACAAGGATCAGAGCCAGGAAAAACTTCCCTAATGGGAAATCTTTTTTATTTTTTAAAGCACTAAAGAGCCCATGCAAGATATAGAGGCCGAAGAGAGCGGCAAGTATTCCGACAATAATATGACCAAGAAGCAGATTGTTTAAAAACGGAAGGAATACGAATATCTTCAACAAGAAAAGGGGTAATTCCAGTATGTTTATTCCTGAGGTTTGAGATAAAACCAGCCCCACCATGAGGGCGCTCGTGGCACCTATGAGTCCGATCCATCGAATCCTTTTTTCTCCTTTTGCCGAGAGGGCTTTATCACTGGCTCTCCATGCAGCAAGGGCTTGAATCAACAGATAGCTACTGATCACCAATGGGAAGAAATGATCTTGAACGGTGTCGTCATCAAAACTTAAGAGAAGCATGAGTGCAATGGCACAATACCAACCTGGCAGGAGTAAAAGCGGCAGGATTGCTTTGATATCTTTTTTTTCGAATGGAAATGAAGTTTTTAAATGTGCCCAGAGCCAACGATAAAAAAGAAAATAGAGAAGGCCGCTCAACAGGAGTGTTGCGATCCAAATGACTGCCTTCCCTAAAATATCCTCGGTGGTTTCCGTGAATCCATTCCCCACAAAAGGCAAGGCGGCAATGGGTGCCGCACAAACCCCCAGGAATAAAGCTTCTAAAAACAGGGCGATTTTCTTTTGCATGGTGATTTTATAAAAATGAATAAATTCGTGGGGGTCTCCCATGTGACGGTCGATGGTCGCAGTGCCATGGTCTCCATGATCCTCCCAATGATCGTTCAGTTCCTGAAGCAGGCGAGCCTTGTATCCGTCTTTGGGTAAATCTCTGGAAAGAATTTTGAAAAAATCCTTCTTATGCATGGGCTTCTGTTCTTAAAATCTTATTCATTCCCTTGAGGAAATGCTTGAATTGCACCGTTTCTTCTTGCAGCACTCGTTTCCCCTCCCGCGTGAGCTTGTAGTAACGCCTTTTTTTCTCCCCTTTTTGTTTCCACTCACTTTCTAAAAAGCCTTTTTCTTCCAAACGGTATAACAAGGGATACAGCGTGCTTTCTTGAAATTGAAAAATGGATGCGCTGGATTTTTCGATGGCGGAAGTGAGTTGGTACCCATAAGCCTCATCCAAATCGTCCAGCGTTTGCAGCACGATGAGCTCAATACTCCCCTTTAAAATTTCCTTGGAAAATGCCATGTTGTTTTACTTATGTGATGAATACTATTTACTACATAGTAAAAAGATTTGCAAGTGGATTTTTATAATCCAGGGAAGCGTGCTAGCATCTTTTTATGTTGATGTTTCAAATCTTTCTCACGGCGTTTGGGCTTTCGATGGATGCTTGTGCGGCTTCGGTGGCGATGGGCGCACGATTTAAGCATTTGATGCTGAGGCTGCTGGGTTTGAGTTTGCTTTTTGGTGTTTTTCAGGCAGGGATGCCGCTGCTGGGTTATGCCTTGGGCGCACCTTTTGAACGGTTCATTGCACCGGTGGACCATTGGATTGCCTTTGCGATTCTTTGTTTACTTGGGCTCAATATGATTTTTGACTGGCAGAAGGAAAACGAGATTGAAGAGTCGGCGAAAAAACTGTCTTGGAAAGTGATGTTCAGTTTGGCTTTTGCCACCAGTATTGATGCTTTTGTGGTGGGAATTGGAATGTCGGCGATGCAGTGGCCTTTGCTGATTTCTGTTTTGATGATTGGAGGCGTCACTTTGGCGTTCTCCGTTCTTGGCGTCTTTGTGGGCAGACGGTTTGGTGCTTTTCTTTCAGGTTACGCTGAAAAATTTGGCGGAGTTGTTTTGATTTTCCTGGGCTGCAAGATTTTATTCAGTCACCTTTTTTTCTAATCAAAAAACACCAGTGGGAAAAGTGTCCGGCAAAGTCCGGAGCTTTGAGGTGTTCGATTTTTTCGATGGTGCAGGGATTGAGGCGTGAGGCGTCTATTTTGAAGCCGGTGCAGTTGTTGGAAAAGAGGATGAAGCCGCCGGAGTTGAGAAGTTCCAGCGCCGCATTGAGGAGGGCCGGATAATCCCGTTCAACCGAAAAGGTGTTGCCCTTGTTTTTGCTGAATGTGGGCGGGTCGATGATGATGATGTCGTAGGAGAGATTTTTGCGCTTGGCGTAGCGGAAGAATTCGAGGGTATCCATTTTGTAGACCCAGTTTTTTTCCGGCGGCAGATGATTGAGAGCAAGGTTTTTCTTAATCCACTCGCAGTAGGTTTCCGAAAGATCCACGCTGGTGGTTTTAGTGGCGCCGCCGCAGGCGGCGTAGATGGAAAAACTCCCGGTGTATGCAAATGTGTTGAGTACCGTTTTGTCTTTGCTTTGCGCCTCGATCCATTTGCGCGTTTCACGGTGATCCAGGAAAAGTCCGCAATCCAAATAATCCGAAAGATTGATGAGAAATTTGTGCCCATTTTCTTCCACGATCACTTCCTTGTGCTCGGCCTTAAGCGCCTCCCCCGCTCCCTTGCCACGACGATCTTTGTAAAAGAATTCTGTGATGGGGACTTGCGTGCGAACTTGTTTTTCGAATTCTTGTGTTTTGGGGAACTCTCCAAAAATATGAACCACGGCATTGTCCTTATACAGGTCCACCGCAAGGTCTTGGGTTCGTAGGAGTCGATAGGCTTCCAGATTTCGCATGGACGCAGTTTACCCCCATTTCACAAGTTTTTCACAGGGACTTCATTAGAAAATCAAATGTGAGGCCTAAATTGGGTCATGGATTCGGGCATCTGCGCCGGTCGACAATCCTTTTAACTCCTAAACTTTAAATCATGAAAAATAAACAATTTTTAAGTCACCTTTTGGTTCTTGGTCTCATTGTGGGGGGCACGGGAACCATCGCGCTTGTTCAAAATGCTTCCGCCGAGGATGCTTCCGCTGGTTTTGCGGGTTCTGCGGGTTCTGCGGAAGAAATGGGGCGGCCGGGCATGGAAATGCGCGCACAAGTGGACAGAACGGTGGAGAACATTTCAGACGGTGTCATCATCACGCTGACTACGGAGGACAGCAGCG from Candidatus Gracilibacteria bacterium encodes:
- a CDS encoding DUF5671 domain-containing protein, with the translated sequence MEHSHEPRPRSTPYQVFLHLMMMVMYFVTVISFVTLLVQYIDLLFPDELIGYSGSYDSIRMASSILFITFPVFILSSWFIRKAFKSDPSERHISIRRWLVYLTLFVAGITMVVDLVQFVNSFYSGALTLPFFLKLLTVLVLSIVTFSYFSWDLRKEGINSKVAKILTVLSSSVLVLTLGVGFVLAGSPAHQRAVRLDEQRVMDLQNIEYEVGNYWREKNTLPTQLSDLERDIYYFQLPVDPETKENYTYTATGPLSFTLCAKFSEDYEPVPNETLPQNPWAYSAGNFCFDRTIDPDFFNSGFKEALPN
- a CDS encoding helix-turn-helix transcriptional regulator produces the protein MAFSKEILKGSIELIVLQTLDDLDEAYGYQLTSAIEKSSASIFQFQESTLYPLLYRLEEKGFLESEWKQKGEKKRRYYKLTREGKRVLQEETVQFKHFLKGMNKILRTEAHA
- a CDS encoding manganese efflux pump MntP family protein; translation: MLMFQIFLTAFGLSMDACAASVAMGARFKHLMLRLLGLSLLFGVFQAGMPLLGYALGAPFERFIAPVDHWIAFAILCLLGLNMIFDWQKENEIEESAKKLSWKVMFSLAFATSIDAFVVGIGMSAMQWPLLISVLMIGGVTLAFSVLGVFVGRRFGAFLSGYAEKFGGVVLIFLGCKILFSHLFF